Proteins encoded together in one bacterium window:
- a CDS encoding 2-isopropylmalate synthase, with protein MSRTVYFYDTTLRDGEQTPFVVFSVEQKLRIARQLAELGIDIIEVGFPAASETELQAVSRVADEVQGPVIAGLARCRSGDIEITAKACEKADKARISIVLPISDRHLTASLKLSRSQAETQIGDSIRHARKFLDDIEFIATDATRTGESELFSCLKVAAEAGATTLVVADTVGCGLPEGMKSLFERLRAAFPLSVRLGIHCHNDFGLATANSVAALEGGADQVEGTINGLGERAGNTALEEVAMILKYHQNSMNLTSNMRTERILETSRLVREVSGVMVQPNKALVGQNAFLHAAGMHQQAMLADPLTFEPFGPESVGGDSALEDRIIFGKFLGKNGLRKLLELDGIKLSDEALEALVGRIRAAIERRETVTRRRMLEWARG; from the coding sequence ATGTCCCGGACAGTCTATTTTTATGATACGACGCTGCGCGATGGCGAGCAGACCCCGTTCGTGGTATTTTCAGTCGAACAGAAGCTGCGGATCGCGCGTCAGTTGGCAGAACTTGGTATTGACATTATTGAAGTTGGTTTTCCCGCCGCTTCAGAAACGGAATTGCAGGCTGTCTCACGAGTTGCAGATGAAGTCCAGGGACCCGTAATTGCCGGCCTAGCACGGTGTCGAAGTGGTGATATAGAGATCACGGCCAAGGCCTGTGAGAAAGCTGACAAAGCCAGAATTTCCATAGTCTTACCAATATCAGATCGACATTTGACGGCATCACTCAAGCTAAGTCGTTCGCAAGCCGAGACTCAGATTGGGGATTCGATCAGGCATGCCCGGAAATTTCTTGATGATATTGAATTTATAGCTACGGATGCGACTCGCACAGGCGAATCGGAATTGTTTTCGTGCCTGAAGGTGGCGGCGGAGGCGGGTGCAACAACCCTGGTGGTCGCGGATACCGTTGGCTGTGGGTTACCCGAGGGGATGAAGTCACTCTTCGAGAGGCTTCGGGCGGCCTTTCCTTTGTCAGTGAGGCTTGGCATTCATTGCCACAATGACTTCGGATTGGCCACTGCGAATTCCGTGGCCGCACTCGAAGGAGGCGCGGATCAGGTCGAGGGCACAATTAATGGACTTGGTGAAAGAGCAGGAAACACAGCACTTGAGGAAGTTGCCATGATCCTGAAATATCATCAGAATTCCATGAACCTCACATCAAACATGAGAACTGAGCGGATATTGGAAACTTCCCGGCTTGTTCGAGAAGTTTCAGGAGTAATGGTTCAGCCGAACAAGGCGCTTGTCGGACAGAATGCCTTTTTACATGCCGCGGGAATGCACCAGCAGGCCATGCTTGCTGACCCGCTGACTTTTGAACCCTTCGGGCCGGAGAGTGTGGGCGGAGATTCAGCACTGGAGGATCGGATAATTTTTGGTAAGTTTTTAGGAAAGAATGGCTTACGAAAACTTTTGGAGCTTGATGGCATCAAACTGTCTGACGAGGCGCTTGAAGCTCTTGTCGGGAGGATACGTGCGGCCATAGAACGCCGCGAAACCGTAACCCGCCGGAGGATGCTTGAATGGGCGAGGGGGTAA
- a CDS encoding redoxin domain-containing protein: protein MSTMKKRIWLAPLCALLLAVGSAHAFTVGQEAPDFTLTDSWGGSHTLSEYRGSVVVLMFFGHT from the coding sequence ATGAGCACCATGAAAAAACGCATATGGCTCGCGCCGCTTTGCGCATTGCTTTTAGCCGTTGGGAGCGCTCACGCGTTCACCGTCGGTCAGGAAGCACCCGATTTCACCTTGACGGATTCCTGGGGAGGAAGCCACACACTGAGCGAGTATCGCGGCAGCGTCGTTGTCCTGATGTTCTTCGGCCACACCTGA
- a CDS encoding T9SS type A sorting domain-containing protein — translation MEAGVHQYYQGQPVVTLGLDTYNGSPAAVEVFRDVTGVTFPLLTMGASYANANQGAFRKVVIDADGIVRYVSQPYQLNITTIRSHVDQWLPLDEPTFTFEMRDTLITYTNGFDYYVFHGVIDNLLNEERQLQITLSQVNVPDPLRGYSVCTFRGCYPPDSGIVDILETYDAMAHDTGAAVYIYNLAINPETGYMDTSTIVGNYTIRVTVTNPEDAEEVIAYDLHLEQGSGVAPRIEPVPLSSQLIRNYPNPFNPETTIQFVVSNPGAVELNVFNMLGQNVATLINSPFMASGNYSANWRAVNAQGLPLPSGSYLLELNNSGLRAVHKVVLAR, via the coding sequence ATGGAAGCAGGAGTGCATCAATACTATCAGGGTCAGCCGGTCGTCACCTTAGGTTTGGATACCTATAACGGCTCACCGGCGGCAGTTGAAGTGTTTCGCGATGTCACCGGAGTGACGTTCCCGTTGCTGACGATGGGGGCAAGTTACGCGAATGCAAATCAAGGCGCGTTTCGCAAAGTGGTGATTGATGCGGATGGTATTGTCCGATACGTTTCACAGCCTTATCAGTTGAATATCACCACGATTCGTTCGCATGTGGACCAGTGGTTGCCGCTTGACGAGCCGACATTCACGTTTGAGATGCGTGACACGCTCATTACCTACACAAACGGCTTTGACTACTACGTCTTTCACGGTGTGATTGACAATCTGCTCAATGAAGAGCGCCAGCTTCAGATAACCCTGTCACAGGTCAATGTTCCAGATCCGTTGCGGGGCTATTCGGTCTGCACGTTCCGCGGCTGCTACCCGCCCGATTCCGGAATTGTGGACATTCTTGAAACCTATGACGCGATGGCGCACGACACCGGAGCGGCAGTTTACATCTATAATCTGGCCATCAATCCTGAAACAGGTTATATGGACACGTCAACCATCGTCGGGAACTACACGATTCGCGTGACGGTGACCAATCCGGAGGATGCCGAAGAGGTGATTGCCTACGACCTCCATCTTGAACAGGGCAGCGGAGTTGCTCCGCGCATCGAGCCGGTACCGCTGTCTTCACAACTGATTCGCAACTATCCGAATCCGTTCAATCCCGAGACCACGATTCAATTTGTGGTCAGCAACCCAGGCGCGGTGGAGCTGAATGTCTTCAACATGCTCGGCCAGAATGTCGCAACACTGATTAACTCCCCGTTCATGGCGAGCGGTAACTACAGCGCGAACTGGCGCGCCGTGAATGCACAGGGCTTGCCGCTTCCGTCCGGAAGTTATCTGCTCGAACTGAACAATTCCGGTCTGCGCGCTGTGCATAAGGTTGTGCTGGCCCGGTAA
- a CDS encoding threo-3-hydroxy-L-aspartate ammonia-lyase, with translation MSEQKLPTAYDVLDAAQVLKGVAHKTPVHTSRTLDARSGANVFLKCENFQRVGAFKFRGAYNAMSRLTFEEKKCGVITHSSGNHAQAVALVGALLNIKTVIVMPQDAPPIKLAATKGYGAEVVLYDPKERTREEISHELKEKHGYVLIPPYDHPHIIAGQGTAALELLTDYPDIELLLVPCGGGGLLSGSALAAKHVNPNCKVVGVEPEVANDATLSWRTGTLHTVKNPPTIADGTRTPSLGKLTFPLVRANVDEFANVIEAKIIEATKFLFERMKLVVEPSGALGVAALLSGFPTPDRVGVIISGGNLDPSVLI, from the coding sequence ATGTCTGAACAGAAACTCCCCACTGCTTACGATGTGCTCGATGCCGCTCAAGTTCTGAAGGGCGTCGCGCACAAGACTCCCGTTCATACGTCGCGCACGCTTGATGCCAGAAGCGGAGCCAATGTCTTTCTCAAATGCGAAAACTTCCAGCGTGTCGGCGCATTCAAGTTTCGCGGCGCCTACAACGCGATGTCGCGTCTGACCTTTGAAGAGAAAAAGTGCGGCGTCATCACCCACTCCTCAGGCAATCATGCGCAGGCGGTGGCGCTCGTGGGAGCATTGTTGAATATCAAGACAGTTATCGTGATGCCGCAGGATGCGCCGCCGATCAAACTTGCAGCGACAAAAGGGTACGGCGCGGAAGTGGTGCTCTATGATCCGAAGGAGCGCACACGCGAAGAAATTTCGCACGAGCTGAAAGAGAAACACGGCTACGTGCTGATTCCACCATACGATCATCCGCATATCATCGCCGGACAGGGTACAGCGGCGCTCGAATTGCTCACAGATTATCCGGACATCGAATTGTTGCTTGTCCCTTGCGGCGGCGGCGGATTGTTATCAGGCAGCGCGCTTGCGGCCAAGCATGTCAATCCGAATTGCAAAGTTGTCGGTGTCGAGCCTGAAGTGGCCAACGATGCAACATTGTCCTGGCGCACGGGCACGCTCCACACGGTGAAAAATCCGCCGACGATTGCCGATGGCACGCGCACGCCATCTTTAGGCAAACTCACGTTTCCGTTGGTGCGGGCGAACGTTGACGAGTTTGCCAACGTCATCGAAGCAAAAATAATCGAAGCCACAAAATTTCTGTTTGAAAGAATGAAGCTTGTCGTCGAACCGAGCGGCGCGCTCGGTGTGGCCGCATTGCTTTCCGGTTTCCCCACTCCCGACCGCGTTGGGGTTATCATCAGCGGTGGAAATTTGGATCCCTCAGTTTTGATCTAG
- a CDS encoding KTSC domain-containing protein: MTRTPVVSSNLKSVGYDTATRTLEIQFLSGGIYQYINVPPNVYSALMAASSHGSFFARAIRNSYRFRKIN; this comes from the coding sequence ATGACTCGAACCCCTGTTGTCTCAAGCAATCTCAAGAGTGTTGGTTATGATACTGCGACACGGACACTTGAGATTCAATTCCTTAGTGGTGGCATCTATCAGTACATCAATGTGCCACCGAATGTTTATTCTGCCTTGATGGCAGCATCATCGCACGGGTCATTCTTTGCGCGAGCGATAAGAAACTCTTATCGCTTTCGAAAAATTAACTAG
- a CDS encoding pentapeptide repeat-containing protein: MSVCEWRRETKDGYRYSCDRKSRYGNLCIFHGEKEDYQVDEFWYELHEYVCTLIEQEKSGNEEIWSFAGFNFPGYLSAKLLADENAHYLPEVWPSYIGLEQFKASLSFVFARFRGDVNFDLACFERRVDFSNAIFEGGLSLGRATINSVLVFDNTTHFGDITAPDIEFGQKGLIYFAENSFRDSSCMNFLNCNLSRLAFSRTDLSRAQLGGGYYEKSLGRAVIGNEYPIRHRHGHWFLRSNVRWDYLWEDCEALISHAEKNGERQRAYILMPSLFEYQRLSPPLYNSISKFLWGSKSTSEFEMQGLFRPRWAFIPRLILHFLKRFFSLTALYKWTSNYGSSVFLPTAWLVLSVILFGAYYSTMLFDHDHPFLDEAGLVASLNVVALNPKWINELLRNPPNGTALTEGAQLALMLVATLQFVLSAILVTLVVFSIRRRFKH, translated from the coding sequence TTGAGTGTATGTGAATGGAGACGAGAAACAAAAGACGGATATCGATATTCTTGCGATCGAAAATCGAGATATGGAAATCTCTGCATATTTCACGGTGAGAAAGAGGACTATCAAGTTGATGAGTTTTGGTACGAGTTGCATGAGTATGTTTGCACTCTAATTGAGCAAGAGAAATCTGGAAATGAGGAAATTTGGAGTTTCGCGGGCTTTAACTTTCCTGGCTATCTATCTGCCAAGTTGCTTGCTGACGAAAATGCTCACTACTTGCCAGAGGTATGGCCATCCTATATCGGCCTTGAACAATTTAAGGCATCTCTTTCATTCGTTTTTGCGCGGTTTCGAGGAGATGTGAATTTTGATTTGGCGTGCTTCGAACGTCGAGTTGATTTCAGCAATGCTATCTTTGAAGGTGGACTTAGCCTAGGCAGAGCGACAATAAATTCAGTACTAGTTTTCGATAATACAACTCACTTTGGAGATATCACTGCCCCAGATATTGAATTTGGTCAAAAAGGGTTGATTTATTTTGCTGAGAATAGCTTCCGAGATTCAAGTTGTATGAATTTTCTAAATTGCAATTTGAGTAGGCTTGCTTTTTCTCGAACTGACTTATCTCGCGCTCAACTTGGTGGCGGTTATTACGAGAAATCGCTCGGTCGCGCTGTCATTGGAAATGAGTATCCTATTCGCCATCGACATGGTCACTGGTTCTTGCGATCAAATGTCAGGTGGGACTATCTTTGGGAAGATTGTGAGGCACTTATTTCACACGCAGAAAAGAACGGTGAGCGACAAAGAGCGTACATCTTAATGCCGTCTTTGTTTGAGTATCAGCGTTTGTCGCCTCCGCTTTACAACTCAATTTCAAAGTTTCTTTGGGGTTCAAAAAGTACATCTGAATTTGAGATGCAAGGACTTTTTCGACCACGATGGGCTTTCATTCCGCGACTAATTTTGCACTTTCTAAAACGATTCTTTTCATTGACAGCCCTTTATAAATGGACTTCAAACTACGGCAGTTCGGTGTTTCTGCCAACGGCTTGGCTTGTTCTCTCAGTGATTCTTTTTGGTGCGTATTACTCAACTATGCTGTTCGACCATGATCATCCCTTCTTAGACGAAGCGGGTCTTGTTGCCTCTTTAAACGTCGTTGCACTCAATCCTAAATGGATAAACGAATTGCTTCGGAATCCGCCGAATGGTACAGCTTTAACAGAAGGTGCACAACTTGCCCTAATGCTAGTTGCCACCTTACAGTTTGTTCTAAGCGCGATACTTGTGACATTGGTTGTGTTTTCTATTAGAAGACGCTTCAAGCACTAG
- a CDS encoding bifunctional helix-turn-helix transcriptional regulator/GNAT family N-acetyltransferase encodes MTQDLIATLGYLAIGSRMRRITDLMWRDVSSLYERRGIEFEPRWFPVYYLLCEGESRTISEIARELNYSHPAVVQIANAMQKKGLIESSVHEGDRRTRALSLTRKGRDLRKRIEPVWEEIRLAVEDICLSASAEVLPILSRLEAANEEEPLLARVERIRRQKLDTEIHIIPFERGNKKHAKAFLRLNEEWLQKYFVVEPHDREMLGNPEGFILTPGGEIFFAVWGDEIVGTCAMIAAPDNEFELAKMAVTERAQGKQIGKRLGQTCLEWAKSKQAKAVWLESNSRLTTALNLYRKLGFRFEERPFVSEYARSDTYMRIEL; translated from the coding sequence ATGACACAGGACTTAATAGCTACTCTCGGCTATCTGGCCATCGGGAGCCGGATGCGGCGGATTACCGACCTAATGTGGCGGGACGTGTCCTCTCTATATGAAAGGAGAGGGATTGAGTTTGAGCCGCGCTGGTTTCCCGTCTATTATCTGCTGTGCGAAGGGGAGTCGAGAACTATCTCGGAGATTGCACGCGAACTGAACTATTCCCATCCGGCGGTGGTGCAGATTGCCAACGCGATGCAGAAGAAGGGGCTCATCGAGTCTTCGGTGCACGAAGGTGATCGCAGAACGCGTGCGCTGTCCCTGACACGCAAGGGGCGCGACCTGCGCAAGAGAATTGAGCCGGTGTGGGAGGAGATCCGGCTGGCGGTGGAAGACATTTGCCTGTCGGCATCGGCGGAAGTGCTGCCCATACTTTCGCGGTTGGAAGCGGCCAATGAAGAGGAGCCCTTGCTGGCACGGGTCGAGCGCATCCGCCGCCAAAAACTCGACACGGAAATCCACATCATTCCGTTCGAGCGCGGGAACAAGAAGCACGCAAAGGCATTTCTGCGTCTGAACGAAGAGTGGTTGCAGAAGTATTTCGTCGTGGAGCCGCACGACCGCGAGATGCTCGGCAATCCGGAAGGATTTATTCTCACGCCCGGCGGGGAGATTTTTTTTGCGGTGTGGGGAGACGAGATCGTCGGAACGTGTGCGATGATTGCCGCGCCTGACAATGAATTTGAATTGGCAAAGATGGCGGTCACCGAACGTGCGCAAGGCAAACAGATCGGCAAACGGCTCGGACAAACGTGCCTCGAATGGGCGAAATCGAAACAGGCAAAAGCTGTTTGGCTCGAGAGCAACTCCCGTTTGACCACCGCGCTGAATCTCTATCGCAAACTCGGATTTCGCTTTGAAGAGCGTCCGTTCGTGTCGGAGTATGCGCGGTCTGATACTTATATGAGGATTGAACTGTAA
- a CDS encoding co-chaperone GroES has protein sequence MKIKPIDERVLIKPLEKEEKTVGGIIIPDTASKDRPQMGEIVAMGDDVEVADRKQKKMSELLKVGDTIVYARYGGTEVKLDDKEFMLISRSDILAVVEK, from the coding sequence ATGAAAATCAAGCCGATTGATGAGCGCGTCCTGATTAAGCCGCTCGAGAAGGAAGAAAAGACCGTTGGTGGTATCATCATTCCTGACACCGCGTCCAAGGACCGTCCGCAAATGGGCGAAATCGTGGCCATGGGCGATGACGTGGAAGTCGCCGATCGCAAGCAGAAGAAGATGTCCGAACTCCTGAAGGTCGGTGATACCATCGTGTACGCCCGCTACGGCGGTACCGAAGTCAAACTCGATGACAAGGAGTTCATGCTCATCAGCCGCAGCGATATCCTCGCCGTGGTGGAGAAGTAA
- the groL gene encoding chaperonin GroEL (60 kDa chaperone family; promotes refolding of misfolded polypeptides especially under stressful conditions; forms two stacked rings of heptamers to form a barrel-shaped 14mer; ends can be capped by GroES; misfolded proteins enter the barrel where they are refolded when GroES binds), which yields MASKLIDFDVDARTSLKKGVDILADSVKVTLGPKGRNVVIEKKWGAPTVTKDGVTVAKEIELEDAVQNMGAQMVREVASKTSDIAGDGTTTATVLAQAIIHEGLKNVTAGADPMSLKRGIDKAVAKVVEDLKKNGKAVSGKKDIAAVGTISANNDKTIGDLIADAMDKVGKDGVITVEEAKSMETSLEVVEGMQFDRGYLSPYFVTNPDEMEAELENPYVLIHDKKIASMKDLLPILEKVAQSGRSFLIIAEDVEGEALATLVVNKLRGTLKVAAVKAPGFGDRRKAMLEDIAILTGGRVISEEAGFKLENAVMSDLGTAKKIIIDKDNTTIVEGSGKSDEIKARISQIKKQIEGTTSDYDREKLQERLAKLAGGVAVLKVGAATEVEMKEKKARVEDALHATRAAVEEGIVPGGGVALLRAQKVLENFKLEGDEQLGVNIIRRALEEPIRMISQNAGHEGSVVVNKIRENGKYSFGFNAASENFTDLLDDGVIDPTKVVRVALENAASVGGLLLTTDCAIHEKKEKNPPAPMPGGGGMGGMGGMDY from the coding sequence ATGGCAAGCAAACTGATTGACTTCGATGTCGATGCGCGTACCTCGCTCAAGAAGGGCGTGGACATTCTCGCAGACTCAGTGAAAGTGACGCTGGGACCGAAGGGCCGCAACGTCGTGATTGAAAAGAAGTGGGGTGCTCCGACCGTCACCAAGGACGGTGTCACCGTTGCGAAGGAAATTGAGCTCGAAGATGCCGTTCAGAACATGGGCGCGCAGATGGTTCGCGAAGTCGCTTCCAAGACTTCCGATATCGCCGGCGACGGCACCACGACCGCGACCGTTCTCGCGCAGGCCATCATTCACGAAGGTTTGAAGAACGTCACCGCCGGCGCGGATCCGATGAGCCTCAAGCGCGGGATTGACAAAGCCGTCGCCAAGGTCGTTGAAGATCTGAAGAAGAACGGCAAGGCCGTCAGCGGCAAGAAGGACATCGCGGCCGTGGGTACGATTTCGGCCAACAATGACAAGACCATCGGAGACCTGATTGCAGACGCAATGGACAAGGTCGGTAAGGACGGTGTTATCACCGTGGAGGAAGCGAAGTCGATGGAGACCTCGCTGGAAGTCGTGGAGGGTATGCAGTTCGACCGCGGCTATCTGTCGCCCTATTTCGTCACGAATCCCGACGAAATGGAAGCCGAACTCGAGAACCCGTATGTCTTGATTCACGACAAGAAGATTGCCTCGATGAAGGACTTGCTGCCGATTCTGGAGAAGGTCGCGCAGTCCGGCCGCTCGTTCCTGATTATCGCTGAAGACGTCGAAGGCGAAGCGCTCGCGACGCTCGTGGTCAACAAGCTGCGCGGCACGCTGAAGGTTGCAGCCGTTAAGGCTCCCGGTTTTGGCGATCGCCGCAAGGCCATGCTGGAAGACATCGCGATTCTCACGGGCGGCCGTGTGATTTCCGAAGAAGCGGGCTTCAAGCTTGAGAACGCCGTCATGAGCGATCTGGGTACCGCCAAGAAGATCATCATCGACAAGGACAACACGACGATTGTCGAAGGCTCCGGCAAGAGCGATGAGATCAAGGCGCGCATTTCGCAGATCAAGAAGCAGATTGAAGGCACGACTTCGGATTACGACCGTGAAAAGCTGCAAGAGCGTCTGGCCAAGCTGGCCGGCGGTGTTGCAGTGCTGAAGGTTGGCGCGGCGACCGAAGTTGAGATGAAGGAGAAGAAGGCTCGTGTTGAAGATGCGCTGCATGCGACGCGCGCTGCCGTTGAAGAAGGTATTGTCCCCGGCGGCGGTGTGGCACTGCTGCGCGCGCAGAAAGTGCTCGAGAACTTCAAGCTCGAAGGCGATGAGCAGCTTGGTGTGAACATCATTCGTCGTGCGCTCGAAGAGCCGATTCGCATGATTTCGCAGAACGCGGGTCACGAAGGCAGCGTGGTGGTGAACAAGATTCGCGAGAACGGCAAGTACAGCTTCGGTTTCAATGCTGCCAGCGAAAACTTCACCGATCTGCTCGACGACGGCGTGATTGACCCGACCAAGGTTGTGCGCGTCGCACTCGAAAATGCGGCATCGGTTGGCGGTCTCTTGTTGACCACCGATTGCGCGATTCACGAGAAGAAGGAAAAGAATCCTCCTGCTCCGATGCCCGGTGGCGGCGGCATGGGCGGCATGGGCGGAATGGATTACTAG
- a CDS encoding DUF1579 domain-containing protein has product MRFKLFVLAMLTTCCAMAFAQEGQMPSEEEMMKKWMEFASPKAEHEMLNKMAGEWDYKMTFWMGPNQPPQEATGTCVDKVINGGRAVSSTMNGQMMGMPYEGFGVSGYDNFNKVYWTTWTDNMTTGMMYMEGTSTDGGKTVVYNTTMDEPVMDVKDKPVRFVSKWISDDEHVLESWDEVGTPHEFKAFEIKYTRKK; this is encoded by the coding sequence ATGAGATTCAAACTATTTGTTTTGGCTATGCTTACAACTTGCTGTGCCATGGCGTTTGCTCAGGAGGGTCAGATGCCTTCCGAAGAGGAAATGATGAAGAAGTGGATGGAGTTCGCCAGCCCCAAGGCCGAACACGAGATGCTGAACAAGATGGCCGGCGAGTGGGACTATAAAATGACCTTTTGGATGGGGCCAAACCAGCCCCCGCAGGAAGCTACAGGAACTTGCGTGGATAAGGTCATCAATGGCGGACGCGCCGTCAGCTCCACCATGAACGGCCAAATGATGGGTATGCCCTATGAAGGCTTTGGTGTGAGTGGTTACGACAACTTCAACAAGGTCTACTGGACAACGTGGACAGACAACATGACCACGGGCATGATGTACATGGAAGGCACCAGCACGGACGGCGGCAAGACCGTTGTTTACAACACGACCATGGATGAGCCGGTGATGGATGTGAAGGATAAGCCGGTGCGCTTTGTTTCGAAGTGGATCAGCGACGACGAGCACGTGCTCGAAAGCTGGGACGAAGTGGGCACACCGCATGAGTTCAAGGCTTTCGAAATTAAGTACACGCGCAAGAAGTAA
- a CDS encoding DUF1579 family protein, with translation MTEQEMMENWMRNATPGPQHAKLAKECGEYVVSMVERGQPMTGTAKIEMILDGRVQIQHFEMDYQGMPFKGFGMTGFDNFTQRYWFTWNDNMSTGLYSLYGVEEDGGKRIVFQGKMDKPGLNMKQCDTKHVFTYLSDDEFKMEIWDFPGSPDEKKTMDMTYRRK, from the coding sequence ATGACCGAACAGGAAATGATGGAAAACTGGATGCGCAACGCGACTCCTGGGCCGCAGCACGCGAAGCTTGCCAAGGAGTGCGGGGAGTATGTTGTAAGCATGGTCGAGCGCGGTCAGCCCATGACGGGCACGGCGAAAATTGAGATGATTCTCGACGGCCGCGTGCAGATTCAGCATTTTGAAATGGACTATCAGGGCATGCCGTTCAAAGGATTCGGGATGACGGGCTTTGATAATTTCACTCAGCGCTATTGGTTCACGTGGAATGACAATATGTCCACGGGACTCTATTCGTTGTATGGTGTGGAAGAGGACGGTGGCAAGCGCATCGTGTTTCAAGGCAAGATGGACAAGCCGGGCTTGAACATGAAGCAGTGCGACACCAAACATGTTTTTACTTATCTGAGTGACGACGAATTCAAAATGGAAATCTGGGACTTCCCCGGTTCACCGGACGAAAAGAAGACCATGGACATGACCTATCGTCGCAAGTAG
- a CDS encoding right-handed parallel beta-helix repeat-containing protein: protein MDIASSLFSQNNLHLAMEFFEILDDLDTLYLNNVIFRNNSFNSLFTFQNSPSIELISVHGSVFEFNSISHDVFSGFTLPGGTTVSITSNVFAANSVPDGFRSEAFVVLRSNILFTVKNNLFVSNDWTDFVAIAASEMSPTTTVERNYFIDNRSRSGSFVAAVVQLSNNRDCSFKENIFLENLCYGAVSNFADLPPGHAENNYWGHASGPFNEWSNPEGLGDSVDTLILYEPWEEDTLFLSAPDERDVPITFALGYPFPNPFNSSVTIEYALTREQDIRLEIFDVLGRQVETLLHERQGMGVHSVVYYCYYRNLLATIGHVHGLLFVR from the coding sequence ATGGATATCGCATCGAGTCTGTTCTCTCAGAACAATCTCCACTTGGCCATGGAGTTTTTCGAGATTCTTGACGATCTCGACACACTCTATCTGAATAACGTCATCTTTAGGAACAACTCCTTTAACAGCCTCTTCACTTTTCAAAACTCGCCGTCAATCGAGTTGATATCCGTTCATGGAAGTGTGTTTGAGTTTAACTCGATAAGCCATGACGTCTTCTCCGGATTTACCTTGCCGGGCGGAACAACTGTTTCAATAACATCCAATGTGTTTGCCGCCAATTCAGTTCCTGACGGATTCCGGTCAGAGGCATTTGTTGTTCTGAGAAGCAACATCCTTTTCACTGTTAAGAATAATCTCTTTGTTTCGAACGATTGGACAGATTTTGTGGCAATTGCGGCATCAGAAATGAGCCCAACGACAACTGTGGAGCGCAACTATTTCATCGACAATCGATCTCGTTCGGGCAGTTTTGTCGCCGCCGTGGTTCAGTTGAGCAATAATCGTGACTGCTCGTTTAAGGAGAATATCTTTCTCGAAAATTTGTGCTATGGTGCTGTGTCAAATTTTGCGGATTTGCCTCCTGGCCATGCCGAGAATAACTACTGGGGACATGCGAGCGGACCTTTCAATGAATGGTCGAACCCCGAAGGACTGGGCGATTCCGTGGATACTTTGATTCTATATGAGCCATGGGAGGAAGACACGCTATTCCTGTCTGCACCGGATGAACGGGATGTACCTATCACTTTTGCGCTCGGGTATCCTTTTCCCAATCCCTTCAACTCATCGGTGACCATTGAGTACGCGCTGACGCGCGAACAGGACATACGACTTGAGATTTTTGATGTGTTGGGACGTCAAGTGGAAACGCTGTTGCATGAGCGGCAGGGAATGGGTGTGCATTCCGTGGTTTATTATTGCTATTATCGAAATCTACTTGCGACGATAGGTCATGTCCATGGTCTTCTTTTCGTCCGGTGA